A single genomic interval of Blastocatellia bacterium harbors:
- a CDS encoding tetratricopeptide repeat protein, translating into MPLSKLPSEAGIVIALSSLRARALFLLIWLALLGYGMHHLVREFRGYALAMLFQDAEGLEEALRFIPKAPEVHEQLGMIHLLDPTHFDPSKAVAYFQRAVALSPQDARYWMGLGRAYEAKGAWARAAQAYERAVTLAPYHFRPRWLYANFLLRAGRTDAALEHLHALVAMTPDVVENVCDLIWHVREGDVAVLQRLAEGRPAWVVVKIGEYLLAKGRAEEAIALWWALPHWDAATREGGRRLVRGLVRARKWREAERVWHQWLRREYGREPATTLWNGDFEHPIVEGGLDWRIASSREVAAGIDESTGYGDSRSLLLEFRARENVRYTGVAREIVVEPATRYVLQFAYKTQGMLSSNGLYVEVTDAEDARRMRVRSEPLPASEEWVLMRLEFVTTAETRAVRMVLGREPVHPLHDYIRGRAWFDAFALTRVSDDPSA; encoded by the coding sequence ATGCCTCTCTCGAAGCTGCCGTCGGAGGCGGGGATCGTCATCGCTCTCTCTTCCTTGCGCGCTCGCGCGCTGTTTCTCTTGATCTGGCTCGCGCTGCTCGGCTATGGGATGCATCATCTCGTGCGCGAGTTTCGCGGATACGCGCTGGCGATGCTTTTTCAAGACGCCGAGGGATTGGAAGAGGCGCTGCGATTCATCCCGAAGGCGCCGGAAGTGCACGAGCAGCTCGGAATGATCCACTTGCTCGATCCCACGCACTTCGATCCGTCGAAAGCCGTGGCGTATTTTCAACGGGCCGTCGCGCTCTCTCCTCAAGACGCGCGCTACTGGATGGGGCTTGGACGTGCTTACGAGGCGAAGGGAGCGTGGGCGCGCGCGGCGCAGGCGTATGAGCGGGCCGTCACCTTGGCTCCGTACCATTTTCGCCCTCGCTGGCTTTATGCGAATTTCCTGCTGCGCGCCGGGCGAACGGATGCTGCGCTCGAGCATCTGCATGCGCTCGTAGCGATGACGCCGGACGTTGTGGAGAACGTGTGCGATTTGATCTGGCACGTGCGCGAAGGGGACGTCGCTGTGCTGCAGCGCTTGGCCGAAGGTCGCCCGGCGTGGGTGGTGGTGAAGATCGGGGAGTACCTTCTGGCCAAGGGTCGAGCGGAAGAGGCGATCGCATTGTGGTGGGCACTCCCACACTGGGACGCGGCGACACGAGAGGGCGGGCGGCGTTTGGTGCGCGGGCTGGTCCGCGCGCGGAAATGGAGAGAGGCCGAACGCGTCTGGCACCAGTGGCTGCGGCGGGAGTATGGGCGTGAGCCCGCGACGACGCTCTGGAACGGCGACTTCGAGCATCCCATCGTCGAGGGGGGATTGGACTGGCGGATCGCCTCTTCGCGGGAAGTCGCGGCCGGCATTGATGAGAGCACGGGATACGGAGATTCGCGCTCGCTCCTTCTCGAATTCCGCGCGCGAGAGAACGTGCGCTATACCGGTGTCGCGCGCGAGATCGTGGTCGAGCCCGCGACGCGTTACGTGCTGCAATTCGCGTATAAGACGCAAGGAATGCTCTCGTCCAATGGACTGTACGTCGAAGTCACCGATGCCGAGGATGCGCGCCGAATGCGGGTGCGATCGGAGCCGCTTCCCGCGAGCGAGGAGTGGGTCCTCATGCGATTGGAATTCGTGACGACGGCCGAGACGCGCGCGGTGCGAATGGTGCTCGGCCGCGAGCCGGTGCATCCACTGCACGATTACATTCGCGGACGCGCATGGTTCGATGCGTTCGCGCTCACGCGAGTATCCGATGATCCGAGTGCTTGA
- a CDS encoding NADH-quinone oxidoreductase subunit I, whose amino-acid sequence MSMRVLDVVKAIAQGLATTFRHLPDRVTTQYPDEPVRLERRFRGQHILHVDENGREKCVACFLCAIACPADAIYIEAAEDLRPYPERIGVDIRYARVYDIDYGKCIFCGFCEEACPKDAITMGPNFELAWYTREDMIKHKEDLLITRQRVSPHLEITS is encoded by the coding sequence ATGAGCATGCGGGTACTCGATGTCGTTAAAGCGATCGCACAAGGGCTAGCGACGACCTTTCGCCATCTGCCGGATCGCGTGACGACGCAATATCCGGACGAGCCGGTTCGGTTGGAGCGAAGGTTTCGCGGTCAGCATATCCTGCACGTGGATGAGAACGGGCGCGAGAAGTGCGTCGCTTGCTTCCTGTGCGCCATTGCGTGTCCGGCCGATGCCATTTACATCGAAGCGGCGGAGGATTTGCGTCCCTATCCCGAGCGCATCGGCGTGGATATTCGCTACGCCCGCGTCTACGATATTGATTACGGCAAGTGCATCTTCTGCGGCTTTTGCGAAGAGGCGTGTCCCAAGGATGCGATCACCATGGGGCCGAATTTCGAACTGGCGTGGTATACGCGCGAGGACATGATCAAGCACAAGGAGGATTTGCTCATCACTCGCCAGCGCGTCTCGCCGCATTTGGAGATCACCTCGTAG
- the gmd gene encoding GDP-mannose 4,6-dehydratase, translating to MKRALITGITGQDGSYLAELLLEKGYKVYGIVRRTSTTNLGRIAHLEGEIELIYADLLDENSLIHALKVAEPDEVYNLASQSFVPTSWSQPVLTGEFTALGVTRLLDAIRVVNPRIRFYQASSSEMFGEAREVPQNEQTPFHPRSPYGVAKLYGHWITINYRESYGMFACSGILFNHESPRRGLEFVTRKVTHAVARIKHGLQKELRLGNLEARRDWGYAKDYVEAMWLMLQQDEPDDYVIATGETHSVRELCELAFGFVGLDYRDYVVVDPSLFRPADVNLLVGDASKARRRLGWEPKVRFEELIKMMVEADLALVAQQLAERETTEGSRPQGFAESAKPLVR from the coding sequence ATGAAGCGAGCGCTCATCACGGGCATCACGGGACAAGATGGATCGTATCTGGCAGAGCTCCTGTTGGAGAAGGGGTACAAGGTCTACGGGATCGTGCGACGGACGAGCACGACCAATCTGGGGCGGATCGCGCATCTGGAAGGAGAGATCGAGCTGATTTACGCGGATCTGCTCGATGAGAATTCGTTGATCCACGCCCTCAAGGTGGCCGAGCCTGATGAGGTCTACAATCTGGCCTCGCAATCGTTCGTACCGACCTCATGGAGTCAACCGGTATTGACCGGCGAGTTCACCGCCCTCGGCGTCACGCGCCTGCTCGATGCGATTCGCGTGGTGAATCCGCGCATTCGGTTCTATCAAGCGTCCAGCAGTGAGATGTTCGGAGAAGCGCGCGAGGTGCCGCAAAACGAGCAAACGCCATTTCACCCGCGTAGCCCCTATGGGGTGGCCAAACTCTACGGCCATTGGATCACGATCAACTATCGCGAATCCTACGGGATGTTCGCCTGCTCGGGCATCCTCTTCAATCACGAGAGCCCGCGGCGCGGGCTGGAATTCGTGACGCGGAAAGTGACGCACGCCGTCGCGCGCATCAAGCACGGATTGCAAAAGGAGCTGCGTTTGGGGAATCTGGAAGCGCGGCGCGATTGGGGATATGCGAAGGACTATGTGGAGGCGATGTGGCTCATGCTGCAGCAAGATGAGCCCGACGACTATGTGATCGCGACGGGCGAGACGCATTCGGTGCGCGAGCTGTGCGAACTGGCTTTCGGCTTCGTCGGCTTGGATTATCGGGATTATGTCGTCGTGGACCCGAGCCTCTTTCGGCCGGCCGATGTGAATCTCCTGGTGGGCGATGCCTCGAAAGCACGGCGCCGTCTAGGATGGGAGCCGAAAGTGCGCTTCGAGGAATTGATCAAGATGATGGTGGAAGCCGATCTGGCGCTCGTCGCCCAGCAATTGGCTGAGCGCGAGACGACGGAAGGCTCGCGGCCCCAAGGCTTCGCGGAGTCGGCAAAGCCGCTGGTGCGATGA
- a CDS encoding TGS domain-containing protein: MPANLTPEYLEAERKFRAATTLEEKLAALEEMLATIPKHKGTEKMQADIRRRIAKLRQEAGRRPSTARHKPFYHVEKEGAGQVVLVGPPNSGKSSLLARLTHATPEIAAYPFTTRLPMPGMMEFENVQIQLVDMPPLAPAYTEPWMLALVRNADAALLVFDLADDDVLTRIEETLLLLEQANIHLRSLSLADSSPGPEGGRTSAVKRALVLGTKLDLPGARENVELVREWLGERFRLLPVSAQTGENLEALRREVYALLDIIRVYTKEPGKKPDLTAPFVLKRGSTVADIARAIHRDFVERLKYARIWGVGKFDGQLVHRDHVLQDGDIIELHV, encoded by the coding sequence ATGCCGGCCAATCTGACGCCGGAATATCTGGAGGCTGAGCGAAAGTTCCGCGCGGCGACGACTCTCGAGGAAAAGCTCGCCGCCCTCGAAGAGATGCTCGCCACCATTCCCAAGCACAAAGGGACCGAGAAGATGCAAGCCGACATCCGTCGGCGCATCGCGAAGCTCCGACAGGAAGCGGGACGGCGGCCGAGCACGGCCCGACATAAGCCCTTCTATCACGTGGAGAAGGAAGGGGCCGGACAAGTCGTGCTTGTCGGTCCCCCCAATTCGGGGAAATCGTCGCTCTTGGCCCGCTTGACGCACGCCACGCCGGAGATCGCCGCGTATCCGTTCACGACGCGGCTGCCCATGCCGGGCATGATGGAGTTCGAGAACGTGCAGATTCAGCTCGTGGACATGCCGCCGCTCGCTCCTGCTTACACAGAGCCATGGATGTTGGCACTCGTGCGAAACGCCGATGCCGCGTTGCTGGTGTTCGATCTCGCCGATGACGATGTGCTCACGAGGATCGAAGAGACGCTGCTCCTTTTGGAACAGGCGAACATCCATCTCCGCTCGCTTTCGCTCGCCGATTCTTCCCCAGGGCCGGAAGGAGGACGGACATCGGCAGTCAAACGCGCGTTGGTTCTCGGCACGAAGCTCGATCTGCCGGGGGCGCGTGAGAACGTGGAGCTTGTGCGGGAGTGGCTCGGCGAGCGCTTTCGCCTGCTGCCCGTCTCCGCTCAGACGGGGGAAAATCTGGAGGCGTTGCGCCGCGAGGTTTACGCTCTGCTCGACATCATCCGCGTCTACACGAAGGAGCCAGGAAAGAAGCCCGACCTGACCGCTCCCTTCGTGCTCAAGCGTGGGAGCACCGTCGCTGACATCGCCCGCGCGATCCATCGGGACTTCGTCGAGCGCTTGAAGTACGCGCGCATTTGGGGGGTCGGGAAATTCGACGGCCAGCTCGTCCACCGCGATCACGTGCTCCAGGATGGGGACATCATCGAGTTGCACGTGTGA
- a CDS encoding iron ABC transporter permease — MIRHRPTSATGAAAGERRAFWRALFERGPATPKKVALVCGMLSVLLLLSAVIALHLGSEPVSHAVVLEVLRTHLFGTAQEPTVSEIIVWRIRGPRILLGLAAGAALAVAGALLQALLRNPLAEPYVLGISGGAALGAILAVLGFEEVPLMRPSLAFAGAALATALVYAMSRSRAGMFTERLVLAGLILATLLWATIALLLALVPDSRLRGLTFWMMGDLSGGGNGLLPIVFGIVLAAIALAYRQARRLNLLMVGEEEARVLGLDVERVKTVTYLLASLLAGVIVSVAGAIGFVGLLVPHLVRLLWGSDNRLVIPAAALSGAILVVLADAAARTVLAPRELPVGAVMAALGAPVFILLLRRA, encoded by the coding sequence ATGATTCGCCATCGTCCCACTTCTGCGACGGGCGCAGCGGCGGGTGAGCGTCGCGCCTTCTGGCGCGCGCTTTTTGAACGCGGACCGGCCACGCCGAAGAAAGTCGCCCTCGTCTGCGGGATGCTCAGCGTGTTGCTGTTGCTCAGTGCGGTGATCGCTCTTCACTTGGGAAGCGAGCCAGTGTCGCACGCGGTCGTCCTGGAGGTTTTGCGAACGCATCTGTTCGGCACCGCCCAAGAGCCGACCGTCTCCGAGATCATCGTGTGGCGCATTCGAGGGCCGCGCATTCTGTTGGGACTGGCCGCTGGCGCGGCGCTCGCCGTTGCCGGCGCTCTGCTTCAAGCGCTGCTCCGCAATCCCTTGGCCGAGCCCTATGTGCTGGGTATTTCCGGGGGAGCAGCTCTCGGCGCGATCCTCGCCGTTTTGGGGTTCGAGGAGGTGCCACTCATGCGCCCGTCGCTCGCCTTCGCTGGGGCTGCGCTGGCGACGGCGCTCGTCTACGCGATGAGCCGCAGTCGAGCGGGGATGTTCACCGAACGCCTCGTTCTCGCTGGGCTGATCCTAGCGACCCTGCTGTGGGCGACGATCGCGCTCCTGCTCGCTTTGGTGCCGGATTCTCGGTTGCGTGGACTCACCTTCTGGATGATGGGCGATTTGAGCGGAGGGGGGAATGGCTTGCTCCCAATCGTCTTCGGGATCGTTCTTGCGGCCATCGCCTTGGCGTATCGGCAGGCGCGCCGGTTGAACCTCCTCATGGTGGGGGAAGAGGAAGCACGAGTGCTCGGTTTGGACGTGGAGCGCGTGAAGACGGTGACGTACCTGCTGGCGTCACTGCTAGCGGGCGTGATCGTCTCGGTGGCTGGAGCGATCGGATTCGTCGGGCTCTTAGTGCCCCATCTGGTGCGCTTGTTGTGGGGGAGCGACAATCGGTTGGTGATCCCGGCGGCCGCGCTCTCCGGCGCGATCCTCGTCGTGCTCGCCGATGCCGCAGCGCGAACGGTGTTGGCCCCGCGCGAACTGCCCGTCGGCGCGGTGATGGCAGCGCTGGGCGCGCCGGTTTTCATTCTCCTGTTGCGGAGGGCATGA
- a CDS encoding aminotransferase class V-fold PLP-dependent enzyme, with the protein MRAPFSNGLHAAIREKFWHVSEDHQGTPRIFFDSGAGSLVLKSAHAAIERASRLSSYGGGPFPDSQWVDQVVADARAAVADLLNAPSPEQLFTGESATALLRRLAEAILPGLPDRSRILISATDHNANVDPWRTMAASLSSKQFDVQLVRFDPKTGTVDLDHLESLADARVRVVAVSHASNVLGAENPLREIRHLLHRAAPEAWLIVDGVHFIPHGPVDVQAMGADAYVFSSYKIFAQRGLSWAYASDAILQLPHYKLAPAPERPPESWEWGFRNPADFAPIIEVVEYLAWLGRQCFPSPTAEIADRRQWVRLGQQAIRQYEHELVRAMLDGVDGTPGLRALEGVMLYGIREPEFYPVKEPTFSFNVAGYTSDEVATWLWQRHRIAVRGGDHYAVETHRQLGVRESVRASLAHYNTVEEVRAFLQALAEFLAERKRG; encoded by the coding sequence ATGCGCGCACCCTTCTCGAATGGATTGCACGCTGCGATTCGGGAGAAATTCTGGCACGTGTCCGAAGATCACCAGGGCACTCCCAGGATTTTCTTCGACAGTGGAGCGGGGAGCCTGGTGCTCAAGTCAGCGCATGCGGCCATTGAGCGCGCCTCGCGCCTCAGCTCCTATGGCGGCGGCCCCTTTCCCGACTCCCAATGGGTGGATCAAGTGGTGGCCGACGCGCGCGCGGCTGTTGCTGATCTCCTCAACGCTCCCTCCCCCGAACAGCTCTTCACCGGCGAATCGGCGACGGCCCTCTTGCGGCGCCTCGCGGAAGCGATCCTCCCAGGGCTCCCGGATCGAAGCCGCATCCTCATCTCGGCGACCGATCACAACGCTAACGTGGACCCATGGCGAACGATGGCGGCTTCTCTGTCGTCGAAGCAGTTCGACGTTCAGCTCGTGCGCTTCGATCCGAAAACGGGCACGGTGGATCTCGACCATTTGGAATCGCTCGCTGACGCGCGCGTGCGCGTCGTCGCCGTCTCGCACGCTTCGAACGTGCTCGGCGCGGAGAATCCTCTTCGGGAGATCCGCCATCTTCTCCATCGCGCGGCGCCCGAAGCATGGCTCATCGTAGACGGCGTGCACTTCATCCCTCATGGACCTGTGGATGTGCAGGCCATGGGCGCCGATGCGTACGTCTTCTCCAGCTACAAGATCTTCGCTCAGCGCGGATTGAGTTGGGCGTATGCGAGCGATGCGATCCTCCAGCTCCCGCATTATAAACTCGCTCCAGCTCCGGAGCGCCCGCCGGAGAGTTGGGAATGGGGCTTTCGGAATCCGGCGGATTTCGCACCGATCATCGAAGTCGTCGAATATCTCGCGTGGCTGGGGCGCCAATGCTTTCCTTCTCCGACCGCGGAGATAGCCGACCGGCGCCAATGGGTGCGGCTGGGACAACAGGCGATTCGCCAGTACGAGCACGAACTGGTGCGGGCGATGCTCGATGGAGTGGATGGAACGCCGGGATTGCGCGCGCTCGAAGGGGTGATGCTCTATGGGATTCGCGAGCCGGAGTTCTATCCCGTGAAGGAGCCGACCTTCAGCTTCAACGTCGCCGGATACACGAGCGATGAGGTCGCCACATGGCTGTGGCAACGCCATCGCATCGCCGTGCGCGGGGGCGATCATTATGCCGTCGAAACGCATCGGCAACTCGGCGTTCGGGAGAGCGTGCGGGCTTCGCTCGCTCACTACAACACGGTCGAAGAGGTGCGCGCGTTCCTCCAAGCCCTCGCCGAATTTCTCGCCGAGAGAAAGCGTGGATGA
- a CDS encoding O-antigen ligase family protein, with product MIRVLERFLLAGLLAAVFLAPWMFGAVEPWAIHALTALLLILLALWGVKAVLERAVRVHVTPIHGVLAGALLVAALQLTRAPSLSPETVGSGAPAIVRTGASQDPSGTRRAMWRLALLSGYFGLAIELLRSTRRMAAAFVVLLLLGFSLALVGLVQKLAGSERLLWVREVEAAEIAFGPFVNRNHAAGFLEMLFPLPVAAILGRGVARERWGICAVLALVMGIAIALTGSRGGVLVLGVQMLALPLLWRAMNAGADRRLRSGVLIVALLSAGISAGVLWIGAEPIVSRWRMPEDVGATLSNPPDRPRIWRATGEMIRDHFWGGVGLGAYPVAYTRYDRSTGFARVEQAHNDYLQLVAELGVSGVLLLLGLLFALWRATWRALARVADSPTARFERALALGVTVALLGVGIHSAFDFGLQVTANALLFLLLVALLENLGAQGANRQLIEEKGI from the coding sequence ATGATCCGAGTGCTTGAGCGCTTTCTGCTAGCGGGCCTGCTGGCCGCTGTGTTCCTTGCGCCGTGGATGTTCGGCGCGGTGGAGCCGTGGGCGATTCACGCCCTCACGGCTCTTCTTCTAATCTTGCTCGCGCTTTGGGGTGTGAAGGCCGTCCTTGAGCGAGCCGTGCGCGTGCACGTGACGCCGATTCATGGCGTGCTCGCGGGCGCCCTGCTTGTAGCGGCCCTACAACTCACCCGCGCGCCGAGCTTATCGCCGGAGACCGTTGGTTCTGGTGCGCCCGCCATCGTGCGCACTGGAGCTTCTCAAGATCCTTCAGGGACACGTCGGGCGATGTGGCGGCTCGCGCTTCTGAGTGGGTACTTCGGATTGGCCATTGAGCTGCTGCGCAGCACGCGCCGCATGGCAGCAGCGTTCGTCGTGCTCTTACTCTTGGGGTTCTCGCTCGCGCTCGTCGGCCTGGTGCAGAAGCTCGCCGGAAGCGAACGGCTGCTGTGGGTGCGCGAAGTGGAAGCGGCGGAGATCGCCTTCGGCCCGTTCGTCAATCGGAATCACGCGGCCGGGTTTTTGGAGATGCTCTTCCCGTTGCCGGTGGCCGCGATCCTCGGGCGCGGAGTAGCCCGCGAGCGGTGGGGGATATGCGCCGTCCTGGCGTTGGTCATGGGGATCGCCATCGCGCTGACGGGATCGCGAGGGGGGGTGCTCGTGCTGGGCGTGCAAATGCTCGCGCTACCGCTGCTATGGAGGGCGATGAACGCGGGTGCGGATCGGCGTCTTCGTTCCGGCGTGCTGATAGTGGCACTGCTGAGCGCGGGGATCTCGGCGGGCGTCTTGTGGATCGGAGCCGAACCGATCGTGAGCCGATGGCGGATGCCAGAGGACGTGGGAGCGACACTCTCAAATCCACCCGATCGCCCGAGGATCTGGCGGGCGACGGGGGAGATGATCCGAGATCATTTTTGGGGAGGGGTCGGCTTGGGCGCATATCCGGTCGCCTACACGCGCTACGATCGCTCGACCGGATTCGCTCGAGTTGAACAAGCGCACAACGATTACCTGCAGCTTGTGGCTGAACTGGGCGTGAGCGGGGTTCTGTTACTCCTCGGACTACTATTCGCGCTGTGGCGTGCCACGTGGCGAGCCTTGGCGCGCGTCGCCGACTCCCCGACCGCGCGATTTGAGCGCGCGCTCGCGCTGGGGGTGACAGTTGCCCTCTTGGGCGTGGGCATTCATAGCGCTTTCGACTTCGGCCTGCAGGTGACGGCGAATGCGCTTCTGTTCCTGCTCCTTGTCGCGCTCTTGGAGAACCTCGGCGCTCAAGGAGCGAATCGCCAGCTCATCGAGGAGAAGGGGATATGA
- a CDS encoding cobalamin-binding protein — protein sequence MPTSTRAVLLLLASLLYLWACRPLSSQEGVPRSAEHRIVTDEIGRRVAIPSPPQRVISLAPSVTEMLFALGLGERIVGVTSYCDYPPAARDKEKVGDLLNPSIERVLALRPDLVIVSTATQLERFARRLEEVGIPLYVVDAERVEDVLRSLGNLGEIFGRREEAERVVRALRARLETVRAKVRGRPRPRVLMVIDRDPLIVPGRGAFLTDLIEQAGGQSITADAEREWTPYSLETVLTRAPEVIILPSRERTTRRRADTHWPELAATPALQHGRVYAINNDLLFRPGPRLIEGLEEVARVLHPEAFR from the coding sequence ATGCCAACGTCAACGCGAGCTGTTCTTCTCCTTCTTGCGTCCCTCCTTTACTTGTGGGCTTGTCGTCCCCTCTCCTCGCAAGAAGGCGTACCGCGATCGGCGGAGCATCGGATCGTCACCGATGAGATCGGCCGGCGCGTGGCGATTCCCTCGCCTCCGCAGCGCGTGATCTCGCTCGCGCCAAGCGTCACCGAGATGCTCTTCGCGCTCGGCTTAGGGGAACGCATCGTGGGCGTGACCAGCTATTGCGATTATCCTCCAGCGGCGCGCGACAAGGAGAAGGTCGGCGATCTCCTCAATCCGAGTATAGAGCGGGTCCTAGCGTTGCGACCGGACTTAGTCATCGTCTCGACGGCGACGCAACTGGAGCGGTTTGCGCGACGATTGGAGGAAGTGGGCATTCCCCTTTACGTCGTAGATGCCGAGCGCGTCGAGGATGTTTTGCGTTCGCTCGGCAATCTCGGGGAGATCTTCGGTCGCCGCGAGGAGGCCGAACGCGTCGTGCGCGCGCTGCGGGCTCGCTTGGAAACCGTGCGCGCGAAGGTGCGAGGACGGCCGCGTCCGCGCGTCCTGATGGTCATTGATCGCGATCCGCTCATCGTTCCTGGGCGCGGCGCTTTCTTGACCGATCTCATCGAGCAGGCGGGCGGACAGTCCATCACCGCTGACGCCGAGCGAGAATGGACGCCCTACAGCCTGGAGACGGTTCTGACGCGCGCTCCGGAGGTGATCATTCTGCCCTCGCGCGAACGTACCACGCGACGGCGCGCTGATACGCATTGGCCGGAACTTGCGGCGACACCAGCGCTGCAGCATGGACGCGTCTATGCGATCAACAATGATCTGCTCTTCCGTCCTGGGCCTCGGCTCATCGAAGGGCTGGAGGAAGTGGCGCGCGTCCTTCATCCAGAGGCGTTCCGATGA
- a CDS encoding rod shape-determining protein gives MIWERIEHALAPSVAVDLGTVNTLIYVRHRGIVLAEPTAIAVNRADGSVVALGREALSMLGREPREIAVHRPVRSGVVADYELAEKLLRGLLERALGYRLRAWVFPRLVLGTPSVSTYVERRALREAAHRAGGFHTTLIEDGIAAALGAGALAHNGQASLIVDIGGGTTDISLVTASGLIAAYSLNVAGIAMDHAISDYVLKRYGVIVGEQVAEMIKINLGAALPRTPVRQMAVAGKNAHTGAPCEIGLTSDEVFAVLNGPVETILQGVRLMLERISPETAADLCATGITLTGGGSLLRDLDVRFQQELNIPIFRAENPLESVALGLGYLLEEPAWLEHFRSDEEEAEWMNEVEPIYGTAR, from the coding sequence ATGATCTGGGAGCGAATCGAACATGCATTGGCGCCGAGCGTGGCGGTTGATCTGGGGACGGTGAACACGCTCATCTACGTGCGACATCGCGGGATCGTGCTCGCGGAGCCAACGGCCATCGCGGTGAATCGCGCCGATGGGAGCGTCGTTGCTCTTGGGCGCGAAGCCTTGAGCATGCTCGGTCGCGAGCCGCGAGAGATCGCCGTACATCGTCCGGTTCGATCGGGCGTCGTTGCGGATTACGAGTTGGCGGAGAAGTTGTTGCGAGGCTTGCTGGAACGAGCGCTCGGGTACCGATTGCGCGCATGGGTTTTTCCGCGCCTGGTCCTGGGCACGCCGAGCGTCTCAACGTATGTCGAGCGGCGCGCTCTTCGAGAAGCCGCGCATCGGGCTGGCGGCTTTCACACGACCCTCATCGAGGATGGAATCGCCGCGGCATTAGGCGCCGGAGCGCTCGCGCACAACGGCCAGGCGAGCCTCATCGTGGACATCGGCGGTGGGACGACCGACATCAGCCTCGTCACCGCATCGGGATTGATCGCCGCGTACTCCTTGAACGTAGCGGGCATCGCCATGGATCACGCCATCAGCGACTATGTACTGAAGCGCTATGGGGTGATCGTGGGCGAGCAAGTGGCCGAGATGATCAAGATCAACCTAGGCGCTGCGCTCCCTCGAACGCCCGTTCGGCAGATGGCCGTCGCCGGGAAGAACGCGCATACGGGGGCGCCCTGTGAAATCGGGCTCACGAGCGATGAGGTTTTCGCTGTCCTGAACGGGCCGGTGGAGACGATCCTTCAGGGCGTGCGGCTCATGCTGGAGCGCATATCGCCGGAGACGGCGGCCGACCTGTGCGCGACGGGCATCACGCTGACGGGCGGCGGATCGCTTCTGCGCGATTTGGACGTGCGCTTTCAGCAAGAATTGAACATTCCCATCTTTCGCGCGGAGAATCCCCTGGAGTCGGTCGCGCTAGGCCTCGGGTATCTGCTCGAAGAACCGGCATGGCTCGAGCATTTCCGATCCGACGAGGAAGAGGCCGAATGGATGAACGAAGTGGAACCGATCTATGGCACCGCGCGGTGA
- the ruvC gene encoding crossover junction endodeoxyribonuclease RuvC has product MRILGVDPGSETTGYGVIETDGRTHRLVESGAIRPPRNRPFAQKLLYIAERLQDVLDRLRPEAVALEEAFAAINPKSALKLGHVRGVVLLLAARMGVPVSEYSPLEVKSATVGYGRAEKFQVQRMVAVLLDLPEVPEPHDVADALAVAICHAHHLSVLQRSSGPLPTPS; this is encoded by the coding sequence ATGCGAATCCTCGGTGTTGATCCCGGCAGCGAGACGACCGGTTACGGCGTCATCGAGACGGATGGCCGAACGCATCGGCTTGTCGAAAGCGGTGCCATTCGCCCTCCCCGCAATCGTCCGTTTGCGCAGAAACTGCTCTACATCGCCGAGCGCCTCCAGGACGTTCTAGATCGCCTTCGACCCGAAGCTGTCGCGTTGGAAGAAGCGTTCGCAGCGATCAATCCCAAGAGCGCCCTTAAGCTCGGCCATGTGCGCGGTGTCGTCTTGCTTTTGGCAGCGCGGATGGGCGTGCCCGTCTCCGAATACTCGCCCTTGGAAGTCAAGAGTGCGACCGTCGGATACGGTCGCGCTGAGAAATTTCAAGTTCAACGCATGGTGGCCGTCTTGCTCGATCTCCCCGAGGTTCCCGAACCCCATGACGTCGCCGATGCGTTGGCCGTCGCCATCTGCCACGCGCATCATCTGAGTGTTCTCCAGCGCTCCTCCGGGCCGCTTCCAACGCCGTCGTAA